From a single Glycine soja cultivar W05 chromosome 19, ASM419377v2, whole genome shotgun sequence genomic region:
- the LOC114400785 gene encoding uncharacterized protein LOC114400785, with the protein MSMSCNSLLLLFSSIFLTYFPGLIISADVTLSSIEIFTTHEFLKATPTVYFLCKGDNKTQLPDIKKPHVFYSFKGEESWQPLTNFSGKKCKRCGIYEEDKFLSDDVFDVWEFCPSDFTTPDGRYVHFKEKEFNASFLCPECLSFSGASVSAPPVENHNPNKKGMNVAVIILLSILGSTILILGMLGAYKYWQKRKREQDQARFLKLFEEGDDIEDELGLGTII; encoded by the exons ATGTCCATGTCGTGCAattctcttctccttcttttctCCTCCATATTCCTCACCTATTTCCCag GATTGATTATATCTGCGGACGTGACGCTGAGCTCGATTGAGATCTTCACAACCCACGAGTTTCTTAAAGCCACTCCAACTGTCTATTTTCTGTGCAAAGGGGACAACAAAACCCAATTGCCTGACATCAAAAAACCCCAtgtcttttattcttttaaggGTGAAGAGTCTTGGCAG CCTTTAACTAATTTCTCAGGTAAAAAGTGCAAGCGATGTGGAATCTATGAGGAAGACAAATTTCTTTCAGATGATGTGTTTGACGTGTGGGAATTCTGTCCTTCTGATTTTACTACCCCTGATGGAAGATACGTCCACTTCAAGGAAAAAGAATTCAATGCTAGTTTTCTGTGCCCAGAGTGCTTATCTTTTTCTGGTG CTTCTGTCTCTGCACCACCTGTCGAGAATCACAATCCCAATAAAAAAGGAATGAATGTAGCAGTTATCATTTTACTAAGTATTTTGGGCTCAACTATATTGATTCTGGGAATGTTGGGTGCATACAAGTATTGGCAAAAGAGGAAGAGGGAGCAGGATCAGGCTCGGTTTTTGAAGCTATTTGAAGAAGGAGATGACATTGAGGATGAGCTCGGCCTTGGCACTATAatatga
- the LOC114399014 gene encoding dirigent protein 17-like: protein MEDKGIKQESNASAAGVCEVPGEPAIVINGVPDIIPSDCNVAPTPHKSSGKVEMHAPSGLGEWFEGREVQKWFMGRYYSGAVTDFDKGSGWYRVHYEDGDSEDLDWPELEEVLLPLDVTVPLKALAQRIVRKDKKSGPKSVKNEAAHSQNPQIKRRTTKGK from the coding sequence ATGGAAGATAAAGGAATTAAGCAGGAGTCAAATGCTTCAGCAGCTGGGGTTTGTGAGGTACCTGGAGAACCTGCTATTGTAATTAATGGGGTGCCTGACATAATCCCCAGTGACTGCAATGTTGCTCCCACTCCCCATAAGTCTTCAGGCAAAGTTGAAATGCATGCACCTTCAGGTTTGGGTGAATGGTTTGAAGGGAGGGAAGTCCAAAAATGGTTTATGGGAAGATATTACTCAGGTGCAGTAACTGATTTCGACAAAGGTTCAGGGTGGTACAGGGTTCACTATGAAGATGGTGACTCGGAAGATCTTGATTGGCCGGAGTTGGAAGAGGTGCTTCTTCCTTTGGACGTTACAGTTCCGCTTAAGGCATTGGCCCAGAGGATTGTCAGAAAAGACAAGAAATCCGGTCCTAAATCTGTTAAGAATGAAGCTGCTCATTCACAAAATCCCCAAATCAAAAGAAGGACAACAAAAGGAAAGTAG
- the LOC114399764 gene encoding uncharacterized protein LOC114399764 isoform X1 — protein sequence MCYLMAIKKKWNSHCSNGCFSGKKMEGHNGLNTLECLRGRLLAERHASRVAKEEAESLGNKFVELEKKLKEEIKLRDKAERKLKLLKKKLECFNNVTTPSWQKYHSSEKCEDSCGSSLSSAVSRDSEANETKLVHTVNPALLENEVHNHNVAEECVLVQTQNSPFTTKDCNSDPSNFLPQILGNNPNQSSDNLKNDGNRLSLSSSKSLAEGYNSQGTDDCSSNPSPTEAFPENICHNSNPIPS from the exons ATGTGTTATCTCatggcaataaaaaaaaaatggaactcACATTGTTCAAATGGTTGTTTCAGTGGCAAGAAAATGGAAGGACATAATGGTTTGAATACTTTAGAGTGCCTCAGAGGGAGATTACTAGCTGAGAGACATGCTTCAAGGGTAGCAAAAGAAGAAGCAGAATCATTGGGCAACAAG TTTGTTGAGCTGGAAAAGAAGCTTAAAGAAGAGATAAAACTAAGAGACAAAGCAGAAAGAAAGCTTAAACTTTTAAAGAAGAAGCTTGAATGTTTCAACAATGTGACCACCCCATCATGGCAAAAATACCATTCGTCTGAGAAATGCGAAGATTCTTGTGGATCATCCTTGTCTAGTGCTGTTTCTAGAGATTCAGAAGCAAATGAAACGAAGCTAGTTCATACAGTAAATCCAGCTTTGTTAGAAAATGAAGTCCACAACCACAATGTAGCAGAAGAATGTGTACTTGTTCAGACCCAAAATAGTCCATTCACTACCAAAGATTGTAATTCAGACCCAAGTAACTTTCTCCCGCAAATTCTGGGCAATAATCCAAATCAGAGCTCAGATAATTTGAAGAATGATGGAAACAG GCTTTCACTTTCAAGCTCAAAATCATTGGCAGAAGGTTATAATTCTCAGGGTACCGATGATTGTAGCTCAAATCCAAGCCCAACTGAAGCTTTCCCTGAAAATATTTGCCATAACTCAAATCCAATTCCAAGTTAA
- the LOC114399764 gene encoding uncharacterized protein LOC114399764 isoform X2: MEGHNGLNTLECLRGRLLAERHASRVAKEEAESLGNKFVELEKKLKEEIKLRDKAERKLKLLKKKLECFNNVTTPSWQKYHSSEKCEDSCGSSLSSAVSRDSEANETKLVHTVNPALLENEVHNHNVAEECVLVQTQNSPFTTKDCNSDPSNFLPQILGNNPNQSSDNLKNDGNRLSLSSSKSLAEGYNSQGTDDCSSNPSPTEAFPENICHNSNPIPS; the protein is encoded by the exons ATGGAAGGACATAATGGTTTGAATACTTTAGAGTGCCTCAGAGGGAGATTACTAGCTGAGAGACATGCTTCAAGGGTAGCAAAAGAAGAAGCAGAATCATTGGGCAACAAG TTTGTTGAGCTGGAAAAGAAGCTTAAAGAAGAGATAAAACTAAGAGACAAAGCAGAAAGAAAGCTTAAACTTTTAAAGAAGAAGCTTGAATGTTTCAACAATGTGACCACCCCATCATGGCAAAAATACCATTCGTCTGAGAAATGCGAAGATTCTTGTGGATCATCCTTGTCTAGTGCTGTTTCTAGAGATTCAGAAGCAAATGAAACGAAGCTAGTTCATACAGTAAATCCAGCTTTGTTAGAAAATGAAGTCCACAACCACAATGTAGCAGAAGAATGTGTACTTGTTCAGACCCAAAATAGTCCATTCACTACCAAAGATTGTAATTCAGACCCAAGTAACTTTCTCCCGCAAATTCTGGGCAATAATCCAAATCAGAGCTCAGATAATTTGAAGAATGATGGAAACAG GCTTTCACTTTCAAGCTCAAAATCATTGGCAGAAGGTTATAATTCTCAGGGTACCGATGATTGTAGCTCAAATCCAAGCCCAACTGAAGCTTTCCCTGAAAATATTTGCCATAACTCAAATCCAATTCCAAGTTAA
- the LOC114398206 gene encoding probable protein phosphatase 2C 38 isoform X1, producing MVRFCWRPAAVGDDGDVNGRVEGLLWYKDLGNHLYGDFSMAVIQANSSLEDRSQLESGPLTSDYLGPQGTFIGVYDGHGGTAASQFVSDNLFCNFKNFAGEHQGISENVIQRAFSATEEGFLSVVRKQWLSKPQIASAGTCCLAGIICNGMLYVANAGDSRAVLGRVERATRETTTIQLSAEHNVNIQTERDEVRTKHPYDPQIVVMKHNVWRVKGIIQVSRSIGDAYLKKDEFNREPLPNKFRLSEPFSKPILSYEPAISVHKLRPEDQFIIFASDGLWEQLSNQEVVNIVSNSPRNGIARRLVKAALRVAARKREMRVSDLQKIEQGVRRHFHDDITVIVVFLNHKLIDNSSLLASPLSIKGGGSASF from the exons ATGGTTAGATTCTGCTGGAGACCAGCTGCGGTGGGTGATGATGGAGATGTGAATGGTCGAGTTGAAGGGCTGCTATGGTACAAGGATTTGGGGAACCATCTTTATGGGGATTTCTCAATGGCTGTGATTCAAGCTAATAGTTCGTTGGAGGATCGTAGCCAACTTGAATCTGGACCATTGACTTCGGACTATTTGGGTCCTCAAGGAACCTTCATAGGTGTATATGATGGTCATGGTGGCACCGCAGCCTCGCAGTTTGTCAGTGACAATCTTTTCTGCAATTTCAAGA ATTTTGCAGGTGAACATCAAGGCATATCGGAGAATGTTATACAAAGAGCCTTTTCAGCAACAGAAGAGGGTTTTCTGTCTGTTGTGAGGAAACAGTGGCTAAGCAAGCCACAGATTGCATCCGCAGGTACATGTTGTTTGGCGGGGATAATTTGCAATGGCATGCTATACGTTGCAAATGCGGGAGACTCGAGGGCAGTGTTGGGGCGAGTGGAGAGAGCAACAAGGGAAACAACAACCATTCAATTGTCTGCAGAGCACAACGTTAACATCCAAACTGAGAGAGATGAAGTTCGGACAAAGCACCCTTATGATCCACAAATCGTGGTTATGAAACACAATGTTTGGCGTGTGAAAGGCATCATACAG GTTTCAAGATCCATAGGTGATGCATATCTGAAGAAAGACGAATTCAACAGGGAGCCTCTACCGAACAAGTTTAGACTATCAGAGCCCTTCTCTAAGCCAATTCTTAGTTATGAACCAGCAATATCAGTGCATAAACTTCGCCCTGAAGATCAATTTATCATCTTTGCTTCTGACGGTTTATGGGAGCAACTCAGCAACCAAGAGGTTGTGAATATAGTCAGCAATAGCCCACGGAAT GGAATTGCTAGGCGGCTTGTGAAAGCTGCGCTTCGAGTAGCGGCTaggaagagagaaatgagaGTCTCAGACCTTCAAAAGATTGAACAAGGAGTGAGGAGACACTTCCACGATGACATCACAGTTATTGTTGTATTTCTAAATCACAAACTCATTGATAATAGCTCTCTCTTGGCTTCTCCTCTTTCAATTAAAGGAGGTGGCTCAGCCAGTTTTTAG
- the LOC114398206 gene encoding probable protein phosphatase 2C 79 isoform X2, producing the protein MAVIQANSSLEDRSQLESGPLTSDYLGPQGTFIGVYDGHGGTAASQFVSDNLFCNFKNFAGEHQGISENVIQRAFSATEEGFLSVVRKQWLSKPQIASAGTCCLAGIICNGMLYVANAGDSRAVLGRVERATRETTTIQLSAEHNVNIQTERDEVRTKHPYDPQIVVMKHNVWRVKGIIQVSRSIGDAYLKKDEFNREPLPNKFRLSEPFSKPILSYEPAISVHKLRPEDQFIIFASDGLWEQLSNQEVVNIVSNSPRNGIARRLVKAALRVAARKREMRVSDLQKIEQGVRRHFHDDITVIVVFLNHKLIDNSSLLASPLSIKGGGSASF; encoded by the exons ATGGCTGTGATTCAAGCTAATAGTTCGTTGGAGGATCGTAGCCAACTTGAATCTGGACCATTGACTTCGGACTATTTGGGTCCTCAAGGAACCTTCATAGGTGTATATGATGGTCATGGTGGCACCGCAGCCTCGCAGTTTGTCAGTGACAATCTTTTCTGCAATTTCAAGA ATTTTGCAGGTGAACATCAAGGCATATCGGAGAATGTTATACAAAGAGCCTTTTCAGCAACAGAAGAGGGTTTTCTGTCTGTTGTGAGGAAACAGTGGCTAAGCAAGCCACAGATTGCATCCGCAGGTACATGTTGTTTGGCGGGGATAATTTGCAATGGCATGCTATACGTTGCAAATGCGGGAGACTCGAGGGCAGTGTTGGGGCGAGTGGAGAGAGCAACAAGGGAAACAACAACCATTCAATTGTCTGCAGAGCACAACGTTAACATCCAAACTGAGAGAGATGAAGTTCGGACAAAGCACCCTTATGATCCACAAATCGTGGTTATGAAACACAATGTTTGGCGTGTGAAAGGCATCATACAG GTTTCAAGATCCATAGGTGATGCATATCTGAAGAAAGACGAATTCAACAGGGAGCCTCTACCGAACAAGTTTAGACTATCAGAGCCCTTCTCTAAGCCAATTCTTAGTTATGAACCAGCAATATCAGTGCATAAACTTCGCCCTGAAGATCAATTTATCATCTTTGCTTCTGACGGTTTATGGGAGCAACTCAGCAACCAAGAGGTTGTGAATATAGTCAGCAATAGCCCACGGAAT GGAATTGCTAGGCGGCTTGTGAAAGCTGCGCTTCGAGTAGCGGCTaggaagagagaaatgagaGTCTCAGACCTTCAAAAGATTGAACAAGGAGTGAGGAGACACTTCCACGATGACATCACAGTTATTGTTGTATTTCTAAATCACAAACTCATTGATAATAGCTCTCTCTTGGCTTCTCCTCTTTCAATTAAAGGAGGTGGCTCAGCCAGTTTTTAG
- the LOC114400023 gene encoding protein MODIFIER OF SNC1 11-like isoform X2 yields the protein MATPTDNNNNPAQENPNKTLDPTEPDPIPATEDATATKGSDAKDPADADADAITSPPPDSGNDAPLSDIQKKMRRAERFGISVQLSEKEKRNSRAERFGTVSASQGSEPSKSEDLKRKARAERFGMPSPTTTADEEAKKKARLARFAPASKVDPQEEDKRKARALRFANPSSTSIANVNGEAKIEPAAIAGNAGGGT from the exons ATGGCAACCCCTACCGACAATAATAACAACCCTGCACAGGAAAACCCTAACAAAACCCTAGACCCCACCGAACCAGATCCAATCCCTGCCACTGAGGACGCCACCGCCACTAAGGGCTCCGACGCCAAGGACCCCGCCGACGCCGACGCCGACGCCATAACTTCTCCGCCGCCCGATTCCGGAAACGACGCTCCGCTCTCCGATATTCAGAAGAAGATGCGCCGCGCCGAGCGATTCGGCATTTCCGTCCAGTTGTCCGAGAAAGAGAAGCGCAATTCCCGAGCCGAAAG ATTTGGCACTGTCTCCGCATCGCAGGGATCAGAGCCATCAAAATCGGAGGATCTGAAGAGGAAGGCTAGGGCAGAAAG GTTTGGGATGCCTAGTCCAACTACAACTGCAGACGAAGAGGCAAAGAAGAAAGCTCGACTTGCTAGGTTTGCACCTGCTTCCAAAGTTGATCCTCAAGAagaagataagaggaaagcaaggGCACTTAG GTTTGCGAATCCGTCATCAACTTCTATAGCTAATGTTAATGGCGAGGCAAAGATTGAGCCG GCTGCTATTGCAGGCAATGCTGGAGGAGGGACCTGA
- the LOC114400023 gene encoding protein MODIFIER OF SNC1 11-like isoform X1 codes for MATPTDNNNNPAQENPNKTLDPTEPDPIPATEDATATKGSDAKDPADADADAITSPPPDSGNDAPLSDIQKKMRRAERFGISVQLSEKEKRNSRAERFGTVSASQGSEPSKSEDLKRKARAERFGMPSPTTTADEEAKKKARLARFAPASKVDPQEEDKRKARALRFANPSSTSIANVNGEAKIEPKAAIAGNAGGGT; via the exons ATGGCAACCCCTACCGACAATAATAACAACCCTGCACAGGAAAACCCTAACAAAACCCTAGACCCCACCGAACCAGATCCAATCCCTGCCACTGAGGACGCCACCGCCACTAAGGGCTCCGACGCCAAGGACCCCGCCGACGCCGACGCCGACGCCATAACTTCTCCGCCGCCCGATTCCGGAAACGACGCTCCGCTCTCCGATATTCAGAAGAAGATGCGCCGCGCCGAGCGATTCGGCATTTCCGTCCAGTTGTCCGAGAAAGAGAAGCGCAATTCCCGAGCCGAAAG ATTTGGCACTGTCTCCGCATCGCAGGGATCAGAGCCATCAAAATCGGAGGATCTGAAGAGGAAGGCTAGGGCAGAAAG GTTTGGGATGCCTAGTCCAACTACAACTGCAGACGAAGAGGCAAAGAAGAAAGCTCGACTTGCTAGGTTTGCACCTGCTTCCAAAGTTGATCCTCAAGAagaagataagaggaaagcaaggGCACTTAG GTTTGCGAATCCGTCATCAACTTCTATAGCTAATGTTAATGGCGAGGCAAAGATTGAGCCG AAGGCTGCTATTGCAGGCAATGCTGGAGGAGGGACCTGA